One part of the Solanum dulcamara chromosome 3, daSolDulc1.2, whole genome shotgun sequence genome encodes these proteins:
- the LOC129882373 gene encoding uncharacterized protein LOC129882373, whose protein sequence is MDCLTGSSLKGVCLDKVLDKHKGLSLSKKSEICFLGLSSFKIVHISSCSVQNKTIHPISCASDTQIQAQSEETETTDTNQSEPVRVKFQLTKECSFGQHFYLVGDDPMLGSWDPSNAVPLDWSEGHVWSVELDISSGKTISYKFIMTVDDETILWQQGPDRILQTWETKNTITVSEDWDNAELQTIVEEEPGAEQSAVSPEILIDENLVPPSVVDLKDDVNEEKINEVLAIVAENITEVNEDVNTGRNEDTTMEAKVIGENDMAFNDELLSSKNESILVEDERIPVLVPGLTQVLTSDVHSDKVVAESSLGSNSEEFNVLLSEVHMDGVVTEGSVGLKSEEFNVTELSTNQEVATDTDITHPRETPEKVMLNVKQEVTRGNEDVEKSELVEGGGDWSNGKPIEENVFVSDKQWGKKTLLKFFASLGFCKVEVEG, encoded by the exons ATGGATTGTTTAACAGGGTCATCATTAAAAGGGGTTTGTTTGGATAAGGTTTTAGATAAACACAAAGGTTTATCGTTGAGTAAAAAATCAGAAATTTGCTTTCTTGGATTGTCAAGTTTCAAGATTGTTCACATCAGCTCATGTTCTGTTCAGAACAAAACTATTCATCCTATTAGTTGTGCTTCTGACACTCAG ATACAAGCTCAGAGTGAAGAAACAGAAACCACTGATACAA ATCAATCCGAACCAGTTCGTGTAAAATTTCAATTGACTAAGGAATGCTCCTTTGGTCAGCATTTCTATTTAGTGGGCGATGATCCAATGCTCGGTTCATGGGATCCATCAAATGCAGTGCCACTTGACTGGTCTGAGGGACATGTCTGGAGTGTCGAGTTG GATATCTCTAGTGGAAAAACTATCAGCTACAAGTTCATTATGACAGTAGATGATGAGACTATCTTGTGGCAACAAGGCCCTGATCGAATTCTTCAAACATGGGAAACGAAGAACACGATAACAGTTTCTGAAGATTGGGACAATGCTGAGCTGCAAACAATTGTAGAAGAGGAACCTGGTGCAGAACAATCTGCAGTTAGTCCAGAAATTTTAATTGATGAGAATCTGGTTCCACCGTCAGTTGTAGACCTAAAAGATGATGTAAATGAGGAAAAAATTAATGAAGTTCTAGCTATAGTCGCGGAAAATATCACTGAAGTAAATGAGGATGTGAACACTGGTCGAAATGAGGACACCACAATGGAAGCAAAAGTTATTGGCGAGAATGACATGGCCTTTAATGATGAACTGTTGAGCTCAAAAAATGAGTCCATCTTAGTGGAGGATGAAAGAATTCCTGTCTTGGTTCCTGGCTTAACACAAGTTTTGACCTCAGATGTTCACTCGGACAAAGTTGTTGCTGAGAGCTCACTTGGATCAAATAGTGAAGAGTTTAATGTGTTGTTGAGTGAAGTTCACATGGACGGAGTTGTTACTGAGGGATCAGTTGGATTGAAATCGGAGGAGTTCAATGTGACAGAG TTGAGTACAAACCAAGAGGTAGCGACCGATACCGATATAACACATCCTAGAGAAACCCCAGAAAAGGTGATGCTTAATGTGAAGCAAGAAGTAACAAGAGGGAATGAAGATGTAGAAAAGTCTGAATTGGTTGAAGGAGGAGGAGATTGGTCTAATGGAAAGCCCATAGAAGAGAATGTCTTTGTAAGTGATAAACAATGGGGTAAAAAAACTCTGCTGAAGTTCTTTGCAAGTTTGGGTTTCTGTAAAGTAGAGGTTGAAGGCTGA
- the LOC129881531 gene encoding uncharacterized protein LOC129881531 encodes MFGYYTKFHLFSFFYFALIISIIILHDSLIANISSKSIVFQININSLMPLKPPLPNRPLLSMKEENNDEVYLKEEEDYVHLMPPYNISKEESISWFKKKLPLFEILKSTNISRKFHGRVNEFFTRDYCSVQFFMTWISPIKYFGKREFFTLESLFKAHPKGCLIILSKTLDSPSGSIIFRPLVELGYRILVVTPDLCSLFENTPAESWFIDLKNGKKDPGKVPLAQNLSNLIRLAVLYKYGGVYLDTDFIILKDFSRLRNSIGAQSMNKNGNWTRLNNALLIFDRSHPLVYKFMEEFALSFDGNRWGQNGPYLVSRVVEKVKDYNFSVLPPRAFYPMDWIKIKGLFNAKNDSRWVEAKVFELNEKTYGIHLWNSQSSNMKIEHGSIIDRIISTHCLVCNDI; translated from the coding sequence ATGTTTGGTTACTATACAAAATttcatcttttctcttttttctattttgctTTGATCATTTCCATCATAATCCTCCATGATTCTCTCATAGCTAATATTTCATCCAAATCAATTGtctttcaaatcaatattaATTCCCTCATGCCATTGAAACCACCTTTACCTAATCGACCGTTGCTTTCGATGAAGGAAGAGAATAATGATGAAGTTTAtttaaaggaagaagaagattatGTTCATCTGATGCCTCCTTATAATATCTCAAAAGAAGAAAGCATTTCTTGGTTCAAGAAAAAGTTGCCACTTTTTGAGATATTGAAGTCaacaaatatttcaagaaaattccATGGTAGAGTGAATGAATTCTTTACAAGAGATTATTGTAGTGTCCAATTCTTCATGACATGGATTTCCCctataaaatattttggtaaaagAGAATTTTTTACCTTAGAGAGTCTATTTAAAGCACATCCTAAAGGGTGTTTGATAATTTTGTCAAAGACTTTAGACTCACCAAGTGGCAGTATAATTTTTAGACCTTTAGTTGAGTTGGGCTATAGAATTCTTGTTGTCACTCCTGATTTATGTTCATTATTTGAAAATACTCCAGCTGAATCTTGGTTTATTGACCTCAAAAATGGGAAAAAAGACCCTGGTAAAGTTCCTTTGGCACAAAATTTGTCTAATTTGATTAGACTAGCCGTCTTGTACAAGTATGGCGGTGTTTATCTGGATACGGATTTCATAATCTTGAAGGATTTTTCAAGATTGAGGAATTCAATTGGTGCACAAAGTATGAATAAAAATGGGAATTGGACAAGATTGAATAATGCACTATTGATTTTTGATAGAAGTCATCCACTTGTTTACAAATTCATGGAGGAATTTGCTTTGAGTTTTGATGGAAATAGGTGGGGACAAAATGGACCATATTTGGTTTCAAGAGTTGTAGAGAAGGTAAAAGATTACAACTTTAGTGTCTTGCCACCAAGAGCTTTTTATCCAATGGATTGGATAAAAATTAAAGGACTTTTTAATGCTAAAAATGATTCAAGATGGGTAGAGGCTAAAGTGTTTGAGCTCAATGAGAAGACTTATGGAATTCACTTGTGGAACAGCCAAAGTAGCAATATGAAAATTGAACATGGAAGCATCATAGATAGAATTATTTCTACTCACTGCTTGGTTTGTAATGACATTTAA